ATGTCTGTCTATTGCTGCACGGAGGAATTTCGCATAGAGAAAGTTGAAGATCCTAAAATAACGGGGATCCTAAGGGATTTTAAACCAAAATCGGCAAGTGCTATTCTTGGGCTATTTCAAACGTGCGATCCAAGTCATGTCATTCtttcggagtctctcgctcgcacttacacattgtctcATTCATTTCaatcttttgattatgacgtaattagcacgtttgtaatggcctgATTATAGTATAATTTTCACTAATGAGTAGTAACGCTAAGGAGGATAAATAAACTTCGCAAGTAATCTAAAGTAATTCACATAATCTTGACTAAAATGCCcaacaacattttgaaaatgGAGATGAGAACTTATTTTAAACTCTtggagtttttttttgtttgaataagattttttattgtaactgaCCTCCATTAGACACTTTAGAGATAGCATTGAGTAGGAAGTCCTTGTCTTTAGCTTGCAGCACCAACATGTGCCGCAGTATTCCCACCATCGAGTTCTGTGCGAGGGCCTTAGCACGCATGTAGTACACTGCCACACTGAGGAAAAAAGTATACAATATtacatttgtttgttatttcaatgtgcAGGTTATCTTATGGCGATATTAGCTaacttttcaaagttttaaGTAATAGATGTCGTCAAGTTTGTAGTCTTATAGACCTTTATTTAGGAAatctattcaataaaaatcaatcaCTAAAATGTATACACGCGCAATGTTGAACAACTGaactaaattagatttttttaaagtgtgccggtgtgttttttttaaactgtcgGAAACTGCCGTATGGAATCGACGGGATCAAAATTCCCGTGGAAagggaatcaacgggataaaattgtactatacacCCGGACGAAGCTGGGCTAGACCGctagtatttattaaatttgcaTATTGACTTATACTCAacacatacattttacatacattacaGCACTTCTTGATGCAAGTTTGTGACATTTTGAACCTTTGTCCCTATATTTATTCAGCTTATACGCAGCTGTAAACAGTTTCTTGATGGTTCTTCTGTGAATAATCTGCAGTACTATTTAATCATCATCATAGTACGTAGTTGATTTTGTACTGTAAAGTGTGTTAGTTATTTACCATAAAGACAGCATAACGAAGGCAATAACGCCAGGTCGGACAAGGAAGCCGAGTATGGCGCGCGCCGTGTGCCGCTCCTGCAGCTGCAGCACGCCCTGGCTCACCACGGAGTACACGAACTCGAACTGACGGAACGGACCGCACGCGTGCGATGATGTTCTGCGACAATACATAGCTTTATTACTATAAAGTACTGCTTAGTTAACAATATACGTcggaatatagcaacaagtggTTGCGTTTGTTGCTATATTCCGACGTTGGTATGCAGAAAAGGAGGAAGTTCTCAATtcgacagtatttttttttatataataggatacgggaattaacgcgaacatgtattctaacttaaaatattgaattgaagCATTTTAATGTagaatgcgtgttcgcgtttcccgtattatatattaaacatgcagtgcgagagtttaaaagttatgggtgtttttttctgtttgttacctcataacttATTACTGAGTGGACCAATTtagattttcctttttttttttaaagcaaatgtATGCCATGTGGTCTCATTTCAATTCCGGAAAAGAAGGGTGGAAAAGGTTGAAATAGCGAATGAAAATTCGTCATTTATAGAGATACCGTGAAACGTTGTATTTAGGCATTTGATATATCACACAGATTCGCTTAAAACTTTATAGTGCAAAAAAAAGGTGGAATAAGggatgattttttatttcttagtttatttcggaatattgtttgtttgattctGTTATAGataaagatattgttttttacCATAAAATCCAACAAAAGTCTTACCTAAAGAACAATGATCCGAGTCCGAAAAGCGTTGTAAACATAGATAATGTCACAAACATGTACAATATAGTCTGCGTTTGCGCAGCGCGCCACACCTGAAACAATCAGCGATTGCTCATTTACccatcataattattaattatagcaCATTTAtcaatacaagtaaaatatattaaaaatgcgtATCTATATAAGGTAAAACAAGATAGAGATGATTATTAAGACACTATTTGTGAGTTAAGTAAATCTTGgagcggtcattccatagatgggtgaccgcatagtggtatttgagctgggcgtctccgtgcttcggagggcacgtgaaaagtcggtcccggtagttgtcaattaagataccagtcgttaagccacatcaaacGCCTgcgtgcggcttgaacaactttgacaccaggttgaccactaaccatacgatcaAGAAAAACCTTTAAATGAGAAATAGGTTTAATTATCTATCTTTTTTTCACGTCAAAGGCtgaacatatttcaataatatttgaagAAGGCATGACATAAacatgcaaaaaataaaaataggtaaattTATGCTACAATACTACTACTATGATTAAATAATACCTTAGTAGCAGGCTGGCACGCTCGGAGCGCGCACTCCCGCTTGAGGTAGAAGAGTGCGAGGAACTTGAGAGTGACGGCCACCACCAGGAGGGGGGAGAACAGCATGCCGAACCACAGCACGGCCTGGTTGTAGATCAGCGTGAGCGAGTTGTACGCGATGTTGAACTGAGGTGCGCTTGATGATGGACTGAATCTATAGagaaaaaggtaaaaaaaaatagaattcggaccacaaaataaattaatgttatacaTCTATGTATGCTATAGCaacactgaaaaatatttcaacatatttttttaaacaatttgaagattaggtaatattttgttataaagttaGGTGACAAATTTACTTTTTGATATGTGCATTAATGAGTTTATACATAGAGTGACTAGAGCGAGCAATACAAACATAATGttgcataaaatattaggtGTGAATTTTTTGAAcagctaattttaaaatgaacgtATCTAAACAAAATAAGATACTTTAGTATCTTAGGTAAGTCAAGTGCTATACAGTGCCTTACTTCTTaccgtaataaaaaaacaaaattattaattaaacgaaATATAAACTTCTGGAAAAGGCAACGCAATtgtttatgacaaaaaaaaactgaattttgtacaaaaaataaaacattgtgcAACTCACTTATGTATAAAAGACCTAGTGAACTCAAAGAGTGGCAACACAAGCAATGAAACGATCGCGTCTAGCAACACCAGCCGGTACGTCTCCTGACCGAACGACGTTTCCCAACactgcaaacaaaatatataataattgtgCGAGAAAAACAAGCCGTGAACTTTatgttacaattttgtatatatgtacaaGTGTGGTAATGCTCAATTTCATATACATACTGAACCtacgtttattattttagtgttgtGTAATAGAAGACAATTTTTACGTCAACAATTCttactaatatttaaaacgcGATAGTACGTCTGTCTATCTCTTTGCAATGCTTTCGAGGCTACACCGCGTAACTCATTGATGACTTAACATGTTGATAGTTGACGATCCGGATTCTTCGTTAAGGAGCGgaaattaatgaataatgagATTGATCCGAGCCGTGCGATAAGATATTGATTAAAGAGATTCAAACTAGGTCTAGGATTCACATGACCGTAAGACAACAAATGAAATTGGGCATTACAGTGTAGATACAGGCTAGTAACGTAACTCATCACTTTACGTTTGCTAACAAATCAAATAGGTACTAAACAGCGAACATTATTTAAGACGACATGTGTATTAACGTAAGTGAAAAGCGGTTTAAAGCCATACCTCGGTTCCAGAGCGAGACCAGAAGACCAGCAGTAACATAAGAGTACCGATGTCTAACAGCCAAGTTCTAGCTATAGTCACGTATAACGCTGTACGGGGCTTGTAGAATTCTAACCTGCGGAATAACAAGAAAACACTTATTTAGTCATTCTATCATAGTGCCGTAACAACTGCTATATTGGGCTATGCGTAAGGTAACAGTCcaacaatgttttttatatcCCATTGTATTTTACTGCTGGACAAAGGAGTCCCCTCGAATGAGGAAGAATTAGCCCTAGattccaccatgctggccaaagTATGTGTATGCTTGTATGCCTTCAAGAAATTGActttaaagtaaagtaagttaAATAACTTTCTTGGCATGCAAGCAATAAAaaaccacggcgagtgcaacctgcgccgaaacgttaggcattttaaggtaaaatgcgtgttcgcgttaattcccgtattctattatacattaaacatgcaacgcgagagtttaaaagttaaaattgaataccatttttttattatgttcgaAACTGTTACGACAAGATTTGTACTGGATCAACAATCCCTCGGGATAAAAATTATACTGTACCGGGACGAAGCTGGGCCAGTCCGCTAGCAGATAATTTCTACAGCTGCGTCTACGCTACGATGAACCAAGCAGAGCATGAGACGAGCTCAATTTTTCCAATAACACCGTCGTTCGCGGCTCTTAAGTCAGTCCACACTAAATAAACTTGTGCTCCACTCGGCTTGGTTCGTCTAGCGTAGTCGCAGCCTAAAGACTCACTTGACAACAACATGAAACAGCAGCGGACAGAGCGTGAGCACGGCGGTGAGCAGCACGCTGACGAGCAGGTCCCAGTGCTGCGTGCCGCGCGCGGCGCCCAGCAGCAGCCACAGCGCGCACTCGGCGCCCACGATGAGCGCCAGCACGAACACCGACATCACCACGTTGGTCACGCGCTGACCTATCTTGGCCCAAGTTGTCAGAGATACTTGGTTCTTGTTCTGTTCGCTGAGTAGTTCCTGCGAAGATGCATTTTTAGTACAAAGCGATGTGTGCACTAATGGTGATAGAGTGGCTAGGAATCTTAAAGTTCAATAACCCTACAGGATAATGTAAGTCAAAAAATTTGGGACAAAACattggtatttaaataaataaccggatttttttacataaaacaaatacaataacacGTAACAGTATAGAGTCTTTACCATttcataatttacataatttgggTCTATACATACTATAGACccaaattatttcaatatttatgccTTAAGCTTAAATTGAATTCTGTAGGCCAAAACATACGTGAACAAGACCTAAATATGTACAAGACTTTTAcacaaagttttataacaaaaatatcaactaatgtataatagaatacgggaattaacgcgagcacgcattttaccttaaatgcctaacgtttatggtcgccgaaacgttaggcattttaaacacataaaacatgcaacgcgagagtttcaaagttatgaaaatatcaaCTAGTCATTGACTCTGAAATACTCATAAAAACTTCCAATAACAgtctatattatataaaaatgaatcatcgAAATCTATAATTCTTGGATAAtcctttttttatatgtttgtaactgtcgggacaaagtgtgtatgggatcgatgggatcaaaattcctatgggaatggaatcaacagGATAAAATTGTAGGTAGTCGGACGAAGCCGGGCCAGTTCGCacgtaaacaataaatattctacGTACCTTAAATTCGTTGTAAAGACTGTTAGCATTAAGCGCGGCGGCTTGAGCCGACACGACGCCAAAATCCCACCCACAGAACACTTTGTTAGCGAACACGTGACTCAAGCCGCCTGATGTCTCGATAAAGTTCACTCGATATGAATAAGCCGTCCtgtgaacaaacaaacatagacTTAAACATAATCATTATAAATTAGTTATGACAACATTATGAACTATGAGAAACCTCATACAATAAAACctaaatatgttttgattattAGTACAGAGAATGCAATTTAAAGCGATTAAACTTGGCAattgtatagaaaatattgtgttacGTGCAACGTGTTCGGGTGCTGCGTGTATTAAGCCGCGACCACACTAAGCGAGCAGCCTGgcgaggcaatatctcagtctcttttctttaaaatcgaaATGAGCGAGACCGAGGTATTTCCTCGCCAGGCTGCTCGCTTAGTGTGGACGCGGCTTTAGGCGTGCACGAGCAACAATGTATACGTATGATTTTGTATGTGATCGTCTTAGGTCACGAATAGTTATAACtttgcacaaaaatattataaggcaGAATCACCGTGTCTCTCTGTACAGGTATTCGCAAGTAtctttacaaacaaaacttatttCGGAATATTTAAGCGCACAATTTAGTAcggtattttacaatttatataatgACTATACATACTGAGTTACGGTAATCATTTTGGGAAGGTCAGTGACTCTTAAGACTAATATAAGTTATAGATAATTGGTACCGCATATAACAAGGGTTAGTATTTTGGTAAAGTATACACGACTCACCTATAACACAGTACTCCAAAGAAAGTGATGTACACGGAGACCATAGTGAAGAAATACGCGTACGGCATGTTGTACGTCAAGTTGCCTCGCGACGATATGTCGCCGTCGTGATAGTGACCGTAAAACAACATGGAATCTTCTAGACCACCCTGTAATcaaggttattttattttcttcaaattttaTACTCTAGCAAAACTAAACAATTAGTGGACTGAGATATTGCAAAAGCACGATGCTTAACAGagggtactatcgagtatcgagagtttgacatctaaaatgtaatgcaaaaatagtttttacgacacccgctagaggcgctgatcagaatttctTCTTCTCATCGGTTGTCGATATTAGTtggaaatcgcgctacagacTTCGAGTTAGGGTGAACAATAAAAATCGGGTTAGATTTGTATATGGTACAATCAAGAGTCCTCACACCACTTCCCCGATATCGCACTCATTTCATGGTCGTACGTCACCTTACCACAAAATCTAAACACCCTCCATCCCTAAACACATTCCTGGGCCAAGGCCCATCTTAAACTTTCGCtagtctaataaaaaatatctctctTTCCAATGTAATAAACCTACCTTCCCAGTAATAAAATCCAAGAAGCTAATCCTGACAGGTTCCTTCTCCTCATCATACAGCGCTTGAGGTATGACCACGAAGGCGATGACGAGGGTAGCCAGCACCAGGTCCACGCAGAACAGCCAGCGTAGGAAGTAGAAGTACGAGCCTACTGCTGATCCGAAGTGACCCTCGATGTTGCGTATAGCTTCGTACCACAGCTCGACTGAGAAGATGAGGTCACGGAGACGATCGCGCATCTAGAAAATAGTTTATAGAGTTATTATACAAGGTATGGCTGAGCAAAACTTACAGGCGAGTCGGCCACTTCACCGGCCTCCTCAAGCAATGCATTgttacattcattcattcgttaaTATTCTTgatctttattttaatgatagacttagatttttttcttattcctCACAGTTTTAAACTAGTTTCAAGGTTGCATcaagcttatattttttaaattttatcctAATTGTAATTGCTTTTACATTTTGTACACATTACTAATACATAAATACGCCTTGCAGTAGGCAACATTTTGGCCTGAAACCATACAAATAAGAACATACAATACGATACGTGCCGTAAAGCGTCGCCTGTTTCATGCCGGAAATAAAACCgcttcaaattattattttactcctTGTCTCTTTAAACACTTTATAGAGGAATCCCAaagttaaaaagaaacaaacaaaatgaaactTATAGTCAAGAGAAGGCAAAGGAAAACGTACCCTTTTAAAAGCAAAACTGATCCTGTATTTCATTCTCTTGTACATGGATATGGGTCTCCTTTTAGACCTGAGACTAACAGACGCTGATAGCTTGGCGCGGACGTTTCTCTTCATCGTCAGACCTTGCGGCAGGTCTCTAAGGGCTTCCCTgaaaatatagcaaaaatatgttaacattgTTATATTCGAAAAACCTAtcgttttgattttgtttaaacCAGAAAAAACCATCTCAACTGGCTCTCCCCGTAAGAGCTGCTTAGTCTCTGTGAGCCACAACGTTTAAATCAAGGTCCACATTACCATtacgttaaataatttataatcataGCTAAAGATACATTCATCACCAGTTGCCATTGACTTCTCAACCAATCAGGATTATCAATATGTTCTAAGCCCTGGGGCCCTTTCACACTGGATCCATTCTTGCCTTACCTCCTCAACTCCTCAGCAACAGGATCGTTTTCCATAAGTCTCTTGTGTTGTTCCATCTCTCTGACGATGATGTCAGCTTGCTTGTCGGCCGAGTCAGGCGCGTCGGCCGCTCCACCAGCCTCCTCGAGCAACGCATTGTGTTCTGAGTTGTTGCGACGGAGACGGAGAGTacctttgataaaaaatatgaatgtatttcTTTTGATGTGCATTTATTCTCCATCGGCAGATTTAGAGTTTTAGTTAAGGCAACTTATGATGTTTAAGGGTGGTAGCGTGACATTTGAGTCGTGATACgcttaaaaatgtttgaaaagtaTATAACGTAAATATCAGATAGTAAATACATTCaaattatgctaatattatcAATTTCCACACTTTGCTCAGTTGGCCATACGCCCCCTATTACCCggctatctatacttatattataaagctgaagagtttgtttgtttgtttgaacgcgctaatctcagctttcagtgttagataacccatttatcgaggaaggctatgggctatatatcatcacgctacgaccaataggagcagagtaccaataaaaatgttacaaaaacggggaaaaatttcaccccttctctcttatgtgacgcaagcgaagttgcgcggttcacaTATAAGATGTGTCTTCGTAACCAGCGAtcttgtataacaagatgtttGATGATTGTGactaaagtaaaataagtagTAAGTGCCGTTCATCTTCAGTCTAGTCTTCTTTCAACTATGTCAGAGTAATTTTTCagttgattttatgtttgtaacgAACAGTTAAATTGTTTCTTTGATATGCTCATATGCTTGAGACATTTGTAGTGTAGGTACAGATTTGAGCTAGAATTTCGGCTTATTAGTTGaggaggaaaaaatatttatacaatacagTTAAGGtaataagtaaatgaaataattcataatccAATAGGTTTTGTGTGTTATTTCAAGGATAGAAAACAGGAACAATTGCAAGGAAGGAAGGTTACTGACCAATTTTACCAACACTTCCTTAATCTTAAGCTTTCAGCGTGTTCAGGACCAGATTTCTTTACGGCCTATGAATAAGTGCAGAAGAACCTATCCAGCAGATAAAGTCCCTGCTACTTTGAAATCTGTTAATCTCTACGTAAATAATACTTGTTCAAAAGTAATGAACCCTGGTGTAGTTACGAAAGAAGCACTTGAAAGACAATGTGACAGAAAAAATGGCACGTGaaaatatctgtcaaaataCTACCAATAAGTAAACAAGAATTAATAAAAGGTGGTAAGACATATCGTTCAAGGACTTACCTCTTCTAATAGTCTTTAATTCAAAGACCTCATCATCATCGGCAAACATGTTTCACAACACATTGCACATTAACTTgaaaactattacaaaaatatatccagAGGTACAAGACTAAATGTATTAACAACCACTTtgattaaaacttatttataccaAATGAAAGAGACATAATAAGCCgatataaacaacaataaaataaattgaacactCTAATGTCCCACTATAACTGGGTAAGGATCCTCTTGCAAAATTAGCAAGGTCTTAGATCTTACACCACACTAGCCAAGTACAGGTTGTAGATTTGACCTATCGTCAAGAATATACAATAGGTACACGATAGTCAATTGAAATCAAATGGTCGTTATTACATTTGgcttttaaacacaaataaactagTTGAATATAACATGTGTATTTCTGTATAAGGTAAAACAGACACTGGATAGAACtactaattgtaattattaaatcaaGTGTTAAAGGTTATCGCTCACTACAGTGTAATGACACGAGCGGCGTTCTAAGCCGTCAGTGGTCGAATGTTTGTGTCCTATATTAAGAAACTTGATTGGTTTTTGCATATTTTCTACCTGAATTTAAAAggatttgttgttgtttgttccGGTCGGaatgaagtttttttatatgaattgaTATAGACCTAAGGTACACTAATGCAATAAGTGACGAATTTATATTACGGTCTCTTACGGAAAGAAGAATTTAACGGAATGCTGTCGTCTGTATTTAGAAAGAACTTTTTAGATTTACATTATCTGGTACTTTATCTATAGGATAGGCTAGTCATCacttacaattaaatttaaaaccaaCTCAAGTCCAGGGCTTCTGAATTTACATGTGaccacttttattatttatttttcgtattattgataaaggagaatgggcaaaatagtatggagcctgggcgatccgcggccaaacttgattttggtattttttaatgtagtttggtcCTATAATTACTATGTAGAAGTTtaattgccgcgacgcacttatatgacgaataaaatacatttttgtttttgagcacatttaatagtataagaacatattttggcttatattcggagattcaataaaaagtactatttcttatattgcataaaaatatatacattattaatattcgaacaatcataacaagtaaatacataaatatcgtaagaagtgaacatcttgctcttctataacatattattcactgagacgacttatctgttgttcatgatcttcttcttattagaagaagcctgtcttgaatgctcagctcaataacgaggcgttcatagccagttgcgctcactggtcggtatacgatctgtgggtcaagcagccgttggcgcggtcattctgtagataggtgaccgcatagtggtatttgagcttggtgtctccgtgcttctgagggcacttaaaaagtcggtcccggtagttgtcaactaagataacagtcgttaagccatgtcaaaggcctttcgggtggcttgaacaactttgacactaggttaaccatataatagatagatagatagcataATAACTACGAGCTAACTTCACTTCATACGTACCCAAAGTGAAAAAGAATAAGATCATCTTGTGACAGATTTGGAAAATCGTCGAGAAAAAAGGCTGATCGCCGGTGATACTTTGGAATGCTGCTCTTTGTCTATTGTTACGATTGTTGTTTatgttgatggcattgcaatcgtaataagaagatgtaacgttattacacgaCGTTAAATGcgttacagacacgaaataatcgtttttatgttgtatgaaattctattatatttacatgtcaatatattgtttcctaaaagaattgcagcgaaacgttcttagtaaaaattgttcctagttataattactttaatttgacactactttcattaatggccgccgaccgcccagaagtgcccattctcctttttagtttctatattttataatttaatttattattacaaatattcaaACATATCTACATAAATCACAAATAATCACCAAAGCTCAACATTACACTATGGTCAGCAAAGACCTTAACAGTAATTAGTGGTTGTTAACAACCGCCTTGGTAATGAGTAATGAACCCTTATTAAATTTAACTGGGTTACTGGCCCTTTACTGCATCACTTATCAAATATTATCGAACTAAATATGAATTGCCAAAAGTGTTGGTGAACACAAAATTCTAAAACGGCACAATAATATCATCTCTtgttgtcatattttttatgaggCACAGCAATTTTAATGGGTAAAGATAAAACATAGAGTAAGagttttaagataaaacaaaaaaaaataacttttaaaacaattacatatGACAGGGGACGCATGCCTCGACTAGactaatacaatacaatataaactaaatgtgaaatataataaaaacttccTGCTTATCGTAATTTGTGGAAATGCATAGGCAACTAGCCAGGAAATTGTTTTAGGATGATTCAATCATGGGACTTTACCGACGTTAGGGTGTCTGGAACcatgttatttgtatgttattaatGAGGATGGTAAGGATGTTTGAGAAAGCCTAACTGGGTACTTGAATACTTGATCATACCTTAATATGTTTGCAGAAATATATGAAATACGTCTACATttcaccatttacaatgttagtcctatatAATAGTTGCGAGTCTGTttcaatctatacttataaagctgaagagtttgtttgtgtgaatgcactaatctcaagaactactggttcggaatgaaaaaatatttttgtgttgaatataccatttatcgaggaaggctttaggctatataacatcacggtgcgaccaataggagcagagcaccagttaaaaaaaaagactatattatgatatattctCTCTTTCGTGACGCAAGTGAAACAGGGCGAGTCGGcttgttagtttttattatgataaaacttACTATATGGTAGTTGTCTAGATGGCATGAAGTTGACAGCCACCTGCCTTGCAGCATTGTTCCTCATGGTGAATGTACGCCGCACACTTGAAGGTCTTTGTTCCATCTCCTCAATCTCTTCCTCCATGATGACTGGctgtaataaaacaatgatattCATCAAAACTTACTTTTTGATATCATTAAGTAATTTAGCTGTAAAAATAGGTGACATGAGAAATGAGAAAGGGAATACAGTTGAAGATTTCCCAACTGACCAAATACTAAAGAGTAAATCAGACACAAATAAGTACAACGCAAAATCACCCagttatttaagtttttgaatGATGTAAAGAGTGAAAGAATAAAACtgcatttatttctaaaatattggGATTTTATGCATGTCTGTTTGATGGAATAGAAAATCTGGAGGGGCTTACACTAGCAACGCACACAAGTCAGTAAATATTCAATGAGGTCAACAACCCCTTTAGAACTGACAGTATATGATATGGATG
Above is a genomic segment from Anticarsia gemmatalis isolate Benzon Research Colony breed Stoneville strain chromosome 8, ilAntGemm2 primary, whole genome shotgun sequence containing:
- the LOC142974681 gene encoding transmembrane channel-like protein 7; protein product: MEEEIEEMEQRPSSVRRTFTMRNNAARQVAVNFMPSRQLPYSTLRLRRNNSEHNALLEEAGGAADAPDSADKQADIIVREMEQHKRLMENDPVAEELRREALRDLPQGLTMKRNVRAKLSASVSLRSKRRPISMYKRMKYRISFAFKRMRDRLRDLIFSVELWYEAIRNIEGHFGSAVGSYFYFLRWLFCVDLVLATLVIAFVVIPQALYDEEKEPVRISFLDFITGKGGLEDSMLFYGHYHDGDISSRGNLTYNMPYAYFFTMVSVYITFFGVLCYRTAYSYRVNFIETSGGLSHVFANKVFCGWDFGVVSAQAAALNANSLYNEFKELLSEQNKNQVSLTTWAKIGQRVTNVVMSVFVLALIVGAECALWLLLGAARGTQHWDLLVSVLLTAVLTLCPLLFHVVVKLEFYKPRTALYVTIARTWLLDIGTLMLLLVFWSRSGTECWETSFGQETYRLVLLDAIVSLLVLPLFEFTRSFIHKFSPSSSAPQFNIAYNSLTLIYNQAVLWFGMLFSPLLVVAVTLKFLALFYLKRECALRACQPATKVWRAAQTQTILYMFVTLSMFTTLFGLGSLFFRTSSHACGPFRQFEFVYSVVSQGVLQLQERHTARAILGFLVRPGVIAFVMLSLCVAVYYMRAKALAQNSMVGILRHMLVLQAKDKDFLLNAISKVSNGEWLYSPKPNDEGPDSHTWKYLREVRKPSNSGFHFDASRLSHSMMEGRPRSYAKENRSSGYMEKKPEDGDTDSSFSWQGSSNYLNKSEEGDRQWI